The stretch of DNA gccagtttgagtgcaaggtcatctggtttgagaaaggctcaccagcttgagactgaggtcactggcttgagcaaggggtcactcactctgctgtagccccctggtcaaggcacatatgagaaagcaatcactgagaaactaaggtgccacaacaacgaattgatgcttctcatctctctcgcatccagtctgtccctatcttgcccactttctgtctctatcacaaaaaataattttaaaatcattttttagtaaaaaacaaaaatacgcGCAGTTAGAATCGTGCTctcagagtctgtgttcctgtcaGCACTGCTCGGATGGCCTCACAGAACCGCAACCCAGCCACTGCCAGTGTTGCTGCAGCTCATAAAGGAGCCCAGCCCAGTGGGGGAGCTGCCCAGGGCCCCGTGGGCAAGAGGTCACAGCAGGAAGTGATGACCCTCATGATGTCTGGAGACAAAGGAATTTCTGCCTTCCCAGAATCAGACAACCTTTTCAAATAGGTGGGCACCATCCATGGAGCAGCTGGCACAGTATATGAAGACTTGAGATATGAGCTCTTTCTAGCGTTCCGCAGGGGCTACCCATACTGCGCACCCACAGTGAAGTTTCTCACACCCTGCTCCCACCCCAATGTGGACACCCAGGGTAACTTCTGCTTGGATAACCTAAAGGACAAGTGGTCTGCCCTATATGACGTGAGGACCATTGTGCTCTCAATCCAGAGCCTGCTAGGAGAACCCAACCCTGACAGCCCACTGAACACACATGCTGTCCAGCTCTGGAAAAGCCCCGCAGACTTTAAGAAGTACCTGCAAGAAACCTACACAAAACAGGTCTCCAGCCAAGATCCCTGACCTGGGCTGTCCTGTCTCTGTCcttgggctttttattttttccttagatgGTCTGTCCTTGCCTTGATTTCTGTATAGGACTCTGTATCTTCAGCTgtgatatatatttgttttgttttttaattaagtctCTGGTTGAGATTCTGTGGTGACtatattaaatgaatatattttgggttttaaaaaaaaaagaaataaggaaagaagatattttaaattgttatttatggattttagcagagagaaacagaaagagaaagacaggaacgttgatctgttcctgtatgtgtcccaaCCGGAGATtgatccagcaacctctgtgcttctagtTGGTCTCTAACTCACCGAGCTAGCCAGGAAGGGCTGGAGGGAAATGTTAACAGACTGACATAAATGGAAAGCTTGACTGTGAACATTATTCCTAAATGAAAGCATTGTAAAGATGTCATGTCTacaccctggctggtggttcagtggatagagtgactcCCTGGAGCAGTCCTGTCGCCGGTTCAGTCCTGGAAGTACTAGCTTCATCATTAGGTCACCAGAAGAGCCCCAGGAGAAACAGgtaacatatgagaagcaatcactgggtgtacaactaagtgaaacaagttgatgattctctaTCTTCTGCactctgtctaaataaataaataagtaaataaatatgtcaTGTCTCCAAAATGTATATATAGACCCAGTGAAATGCCAATGAAAATCCTAAACTGTTATCtattttcattcttaaaatttgaaagaatttcTCTATCGGTTAATGAGAGCTTCAAGTCACTATAATTCAGACAGTACAATAGACAGACCAGCCAAAGCAGCGTAAAACATGCCTGTGCACAGACTCACGCATAGACAGCATGTGACGGCACAGGAAGTTCTGCAGGGAAGGGGATTAAAATGGTTTTGGGACAATAAGACATCCATGCTAGAGGGGTGGACAAGAAGATGGAACCCTGTCTCAGACACAGAAACATCATTTTGGCAGACGGCTCTAATGGAGCATTACATAATACTTTCAGATACTGAAAAACAGGGCCAAGTACCTCAATAGGTTGTAGCAcagtcctgatatgccaaggttgcaggctagTTTGTTTTTCATTCAGTGACAGGAGGAGAGGTAGGAACAGACATCTGTATGtgacccaacagggatccacctggcaacctcactagggggccttgctctgttcatctgggtcattgctctatcGCTCAGCAATTTTTACAgcgtgaggtggaggccatagagccattgcGAGTATCTggaaccaacttgctccaatggagtcatgGCTGTAGAAGGTGAGAGAAAGAGCGAAGCGAGAGGGAGAGTGGTGGAGTACAGGACGGGCATTGCTCCTCTGTGCCCTGTCGGGTAATCAAAACCGGGTCGTAGGGCCAATATTTCACAGCTGAGTAAACAGGCCAGGGAAAAAtttcaggtttgatttccagttgcAGCACATAAAGGAATCAACCAGTGTGAATGCAGGGATGAGagaagcaacaaattgatgtttctcactctctctactttctcactttttctcccttgcgaatcaatgaataaaagtttaaaaataaaaataagaaagaattggGCCCTGGACAGATAGCCAGGTTGGTCAGGGTCGTCTCGATGCTCAGGGTTGGCAGTTCGATCCCTCATCAGGGCTCACACAGGAACAGaataatgtttctatctctcgctctctcctgttctctcactccgaaatcagaaaataaataaatataaataaataaaaaagacatgagAAAATTTCTCAAAGTGATAAGATATGAAGAGATTTTAAGAGGCACATAAACCACACTATACACCAGTGGTAgccaacttggtccctaccgcccactagtgggcattccagctttcatggtgtgcggtaggaagcaaccaaagtataaataaaaagatggatttaactatagtaagttgttttataaagatttattctgccaaacttagcgaaaatccgatatgaagtacttggtaagttattattatatgctttatcttgctgtaactctgctttataaattttataaagtaaagatacttccctactttataaatcatcattactgtggaacctgtgggcggtttggaaattttactactaacaggtacaaaagtgggtggtaggtataaaaaggttgactacctctgctatAAACTAATAATATGTAGGCTGGAGGAAATGTAAAGGGTACATCTACTATGGAAAACATTTCCGTATCATCTGTTCGGACTGAAGTTATAAACACACTAAGATACAGCACTTTCACTCTGAAGAAAAGGTCTAAACTATGTACTTTTCCCCATGCAACTCCCTggaacacacacaaaagagtgcACTGCTGAAACAGAAGTACAAGGTTTTCACGGCAGCTGGATCCTAACCATCTGGACTGCAAACAACACAAGTTCAGTTATCGGTAGGAACAACTGCCATGCACTCAGACTACGGCATGCTACGGGAAAAATACCACCTTAGCACTTTTAACATTTCTAAAGgatagtaaaacaaaaaacacttttttttaagtgaaatgacagagagacaaatggacaaaaagacaggaaggaaaaggctgaccaggcggtagcgcagtggatggaacatcggactgggatgcggaggacccaggttcgagaccccaaggtcaccagcttgagcacggactcatctggcttgagcaaaaaagctcaccagcttggacccagggtcgctggcttgagcaagaagttactccgtctgctgaaggcctgcagtcaaggcacatatgagaaagctaacaaggaacaactaaggtgtcacaacgaaaatctgataattgatgcttctcatctctctccgttcctgtctgtctgtccctatatgtccctctttctgactctctctttatccctgtaaaaagaaaaaaaagacaggaaggaagagagatgagaagcatgaactcttagctgcggcactttagttgttcattgatatcaTTCTCGTATGTGTCTCGACTAGGGAGATTCAACTGAGCCAGAGACGCCTTCATCAAGCTAGTAACCGTCGGCTTCAATTCAGCGACCACTGGGTTGAAGTCAGGAAcattgggctcatgtctatgatttcacccTCAAGCCGATGACCCTGTGCTAAGCCAGcaatcagggtttcaaacccgagtCCTCAGGCTCAGGTAGATGATCCagccattgcaccactgcctggtcaggccaaaaaacacCTTCCTTTGTGAAGCATATGGAAGAAATCTTCCATGGCTTGCAactccaaaaatatttactgtgtaaGCATCATAGAATAAATTGACCTGAcatttattacacacacacacataaaaaaaaaaaatcacctaccACAttcaaattaagcaaaaaaagcctgacattaaaaaatgtatgattagttgatacagaaaaaattaggcaaaattaaataaagtataaaaattgaaaatgatgCCTCATTTGTGGcagcgcagtggacaaagcatcaacctagtACGGTGAGGTCTCtggttttgaaaccctgggcttgcctggtcaaaacacatatgggagttgatgctgcccgctcttccctgccttctctctttctgtctctaaaaataaataaacaaaatctttaaaaatagattaagaCCAATTAAATGTATGATAAACCTATAAAGAAAATCATGAAAGTGCTCCATATGGAGAGCACAGGGTAAGTCAAGCCCCCTGATGCTTCACCAAAACATCAGAAACactccacgtggcctctgccAACACAACATGCAAGATCACTGTCACTCGACAGTTAACAACCACACTTTCCTCTCAGCAAATAGACACCAGGTCCCTCCTGAGATAAACGGCTACTTACTCCTTCCAGTCCGGTTTCCCTCCTTTCCTACATTACAAGCCCCTTCTTTTAATtcctcttatctctctttctctctctcccctggatCACCTCCCACCCTGCTGTCCCCCTTA from Saccopteryx leptura isolate mSacLep1 unplaced genomic scaffold, mSacLep1_pri_phased_curated manual_scaffold_56, whole genome shotgun sequence encodes:
- the LOC136387055 gene encoding ubiquitin-conjugating enzyme E2 C-like; the encoded protein is MASQNRNPATASVAAAHKGAQPSGGAAQGPVGKRSQQEVMTLMVYEDLRYELFLAFRRGYPYCAPTVKFLTPCSHPNVDTQGNFCLDNLKDKWSALYDVRTIVLSIQSLLGEPNPDSPLNTHAVQLWKSPADFKKYLQETYTKQVSSQDP